A window of the Kosakonia sp. BYX6 genome harbors these coding sequences:
- a CDS encoding methyl-accepting chemotaxis protein, which translates to MFKDLKISTGINLLLGLLIVCIIVVSTYALTSSKSSSDNFDDAVLTNNNIDTLNSAVLGLTSAMAQVNAGMLATMINQPVNQGDIDNAKKMFATAEKQMDKFMATPFKTEEERAAAQTIQKRFESVLAFSLKKINYIANPASYPNDVVDEAKQRIALRDSADEYLAYAEQLVGSFGDASHTYTQRMSLFAILALVIAILSAVVSRIWLKRTIFNRLDQAIAAFQSISGGNLSTKIEAGAQNEIGKMLVEVEGMRQSLTDTVFGIRSGVKHIYINAQDIASSNNDLSSRTEQQASALQQTAASMEELKITVRQNADNAHSAQQLAESASVSAQKGGEVMSNLDKIMTEITVNSRQIADINSVIDSIANQTNILALNAAVEAARAGEQGRGFAVVAGEVRNLAKRSADAAKEIRQLINTCVANMNTGSQEVELAGASMQEIVKSVIQVTDIMAEITSASDEQSTGINQIAQAVNEMDLVTQQNAQMVENAAKTATSVEQHASELDEIVAQFVVNEHHVSAVAREKHSIETVRPVISSARKEYASAKKSESDWETF; encoded by the coding sequence ATGTTTAAAGACTTAAAAATATCCACAGGAATTAATCTCCTGCTTGGTTTGTTAATTGTTTGCATTATTGTTGTATCAACCTATGCATTGACCAGTTCTAAATCATCGTCGGATAACTTTGATGACGCCGTTCTGACCAACAACAATATTGATACCTTAAACAGTGCTGTTCTTGGCCTGACCAGCGCAATGGCGCAGGTGAATGCTGGCATGCTGGCGACCATGATTAACCAGCCGGTTAATCAGGGCGATATTGATAATGCGAAAAAAATGTTTGCCACTGCGGAAAAGCAGATGGACAAATTTATGGCCACGCCATTTAAAACTGAAGAAGAGCGTGCTGCTGCTCAGACTATTCAGAAACGTTTTGAAAGTGTGCTGGCGTTTTCGCTGAAGAAGATCAATTACATCGCTAACCCAGCTAGCTATCCCAATGATGTCGTTGATGAAGCAAAACAGCGTATCGCGTTAAGAGACAGTGCGGATGAATATCTGGCCTACGCAGAACAACTCGTCGGCAGCTTTGGCGACGCATCACATACTTATACGCAGCGTATGTCCCTCTTTGCCATTCTGGCATTGGTTATCGCTATCCTCAGTGCCGTGGTTTCCCGTATTTGGCTCAAGCGCACCATTTTCAATCGTCTGGATCAGGCAATTGCTGCATTCCAGTCTATATCTGGCGGGAACCTGAGCACCAAAATCGAGGCGGGCGCGCAGAACGAAATCGGCAAAATGCTGGTTGAAGTGGAAGGCATGCGTCAGTCGCTGACCGACACCGTGTTCGGTATTCGTAGCGGCGTGAAGCACATTTATATCAATGCGCAGGACATCGCTTCCAGCAACAACGATCTCTCTTCCCGTACTGAGCAGCAGGCTTCTGCCCTGCAGCAAACCGCAGCCAGCATGGAAGAGCTGAAAATCACCGTTCGCCAGAACGCCGACAACGCCCACAGTGCACAACAACTGGCAGAAAGCGCCAGCGTAAGCGCGCAGAAAGGCGGCGAAGTCATGAGCAATCTGGACAAGATCATGACAGAAATTACGGTGAACTCCCGTCAAATCGCAGACATCAACAGCGTAATTGATAGCATCGCCAACCAGACCAACATCCTGGCACTGAACGCAGCAGTCGAAGCGGCGCGCGCCGGTGAACAAGGTCGTGGTTTTGCGGTGGTGGCAGGTGAAGTACGTAACCTGGCAAAACGCAGTGCCGATGCGGCGAAAGAGATTCGCCAGTTGATCAACACGTGTGTGGCCAACATGAACACCGGTTCTCAGGAAGTGGAACTGGCTGGCGCCTCAATGCAGGAAATCGTGAAATCCGTTATTCAGGTGACTGACATCATGGCGGAAATCACCTCTGCATCTGATGAACAAAGTACCGGTATCAACCAGATTGCGCAGGCCGTGAACGAAATGGATCTGGTGACCCAGCAGAACGCCCAGATGGTGGAAAATGCCGCGAAAACGGCCACCAGCGTTGAACAGCACGCCAGCGAACTTGACGAAATCGTCGCGCAGTTTGTGGTTAACGAGCACCACGTTTCCGCTGTCGCTCGCGAGAAACACAGTATTGAAACTGTGCGTCCAGTTATTTCATCCGCCCGCAAAGAATATGCTTCCGCTAAAAAATCCGAAAGTGATTGGGAAACATTTTAA
- a CDS encoding RNA polymerase sigma factor FliA, with translation MNGLYSPEGTIQKEQLWTKYGYLVRYEALKLQSRLSASVEIDDLIQAGAIALLDAVEQFDPKKGVKLSVYIAQRLRWAFMDELREHDWVPRRVRRKTREVSSAIMRVEQRSGGVASESDVAAELGMTVQEYQQILADTNTSMLCSLDELQELLADGVELAELEQDHLDPLNDAMLGDLTRQVSKEIRELPEREQMLLNLYYQQELNMKEVGSLLGITETRVSQLHSQTIKRLRARLEGRGWE, from the coding sequence GTGAATGGTTTATACAGTCCTGAAGGGACAATTCAAAAAGAGCAGTTGTGGACCAAATACGGTTATTTAGTTCGCTACGAAGCGCTGAAATTGCAATCAAGATTATCAGCCAGTGTCGAAATTGATGATCTTATTCAAGCCGGTGCGATTGCTCTTCTTGACGCAGTTGAACAGTTTGACCCCAAAAAAGGGGTCAAACTCAGCGTATATATCGCCCAACGTCTGCGTTGGGCATTTATGGATGAATTACGCGAACACGATTGGGTTCCCCGGCGTGTTCGACGTAAAACCCGCGAAGTCTCCTCTGCCATTATGCGCGTTGAGCAACGTTCCGGTGGTGTGGCATCGGAATCCGATGTTGCCGCAGAGTTGGGCATGACCGTGCAGGAATATCAGCAAATCCTCGCGGACACCAATACCAGCATGCTTTGTTCACTGGATGAATTGCAGGAATTATTGGCCGATGGCGTTGAGCTGGCGGAACTGGAGCAGGACCATTTGGATCCGCTCAACGATGCCATGCTTGGCGATTTAACCAGGCAAGTCAGTAAAGAAATCAGAGAGCTACCTGAACGTGAGCAGATGTTGCTGAATTTATATTATCAACAAGAGTTGAATATGAAGGAGGTCGGTTCGCTGCTGGGGATCACCGAAACGCGCGTGAGCCAGCTCCATAGCCAGACAATTAAACGGTTGCGGGCGCGCCTGGAAGGCCGAGGCTGGGAATAA
- the flhD gene encoding flagellar transcriptional regulator FlhD — protein MNVTNFDEPMQCIRDMNLSYLLLAQRLILEDRFAAKFRLGLSEATIDIVKGLTFPQLIKLSSTGQLICQLRIDNETVIDCLTKDSRIDALQSIHTGIILSTDLLNSLSGEEPSTT, from the coding sequence GTGAACGTAACGAATTTTGATGAGCCAATGCAGTGTATTCGGGATATGAATCTTTCTTATCTGCTGCTGGCGCAGCGATTGATTCTCGAAGACCGATTTGCTGCAAAATTTCGACTTGGATTAAGCGAAGCCACGATTGATATCGTGAAGGGACTGACGTTTCCTCAGCTTATAAAACTTTCATCGACCGGCCAGTTAATTTGTCAGTTACGTATTGATAATGAAACGGTCATTGATTGTTTAACCAAGGATTCCCGTATTGATGCTTTGCAGAGCATCCATACCGGAATCATCTTATCTACTGATTTGCTTAATTCTCTTTCTGGGGAAGAGCCTTCGACAACCTGA
- the flhC gene encoding flagellar transcriptional regulator FlhC, with amino-acid sequence MCEKSIMSEIRDAQIAMELISFGARMQVLESETSLSRRRLLKLYKELKGCSPPKGMLPFSTDWYMAWEQNIHSSMFYNIYCYLQKTEIGRPVEIMLKGYRLYLENSLNGTVKKPVLGLTRAWTLLRFIDCGMIKHTECCSCGGRFITTPENTQGVFTCSLCFPPSRAIKRAGTERTLTNPRL; translated from the coding sequence ATGTGTGAAAAAAGCATAATGTCGGAAATCAGGGATGCGCAGATTGCCATGGAATTAATTTCTTTTGGCGCAAGGATGCAGGTTCTGGAAAGCGAAACAAGTTTGAGTCGCAGAAGATTATTAAAGCTGTATAAAGAACTCAAAGGCTGTTCGCCGCCGAAAGGCATGTTGCCGTTTTCCACAGACTGGTATATGGCGTGGGAACAAAACATCCACTCGTCAATGTTTTATAACATCTATTGTTATCTGCAAAAGACGGAAATAGGTCGCCCTGTTGAGATTATGCTGAAAGGCTATCGTCTCTATTTAGAAAATAGCCTGAATGGTACGGTGAAAAAACCGGTATTAGGGTTAACCCGTGCCTGGACACTGCTGCGCTTTATTGATTGCGGCATGATTAAACACACGGAATGTTGCTCCTGCGGCGGGCGCTTTATTACTACGCCAGAAAATACCCAGGGCGTATTTACTTGCAGTTTATGTTTTCCGCCTTCACGGGCAATTAAACGCGCGGGCACCGAAAGAACGCTAACGAACCCCCGGCTGTAA
- the motA gene encoding flagellar motor stator protein MotA: protein MLVIIGYIVVFATVFGGFALSGGNLASLFQPTELLIIGGAGVGAFIVGNNGKAIRATLKALPSLFKGSHFSKALYLDLLAMLYLLLAKSRQSGLVALENDIEDPQNSPIFSAYPRLLADSEAMNFIVDYLRLMVSGNMNAFEMEALMDEEIETCEHEHEVPAHSLNAVGDGLPAFGIVAAVMGVVNALAAADRPAAELGALIAHAMVGTFLGILLAYGMVLPLATVLRQRSAEHLKMMECIKTTLLSSINGYAPQIAVEFGRKTLFSTERPSFAELEEHVREVRTSSNSQASGDSA from the coding sequence GTGTTAGTCATAATTGGCTATATCGTCGTTTTCGCCACTGTATTCGGCGGTTTTGCGCTTAGCGGCGGTAACCTCGCGTCTTTATTTCAGCCTACCGAATTATTGATTATCGGTGGTGCTGGGGTAGGGGCTTTTATTGTCGGTAATAACGGCAAAGCGATCCGCGCAACACTAAAAGCCTTACCCTCTTTATTTAAAGGCTCGCATTTCAGCAAAGCGCTCTATCTGGACTTGCTGGCGATGCTCTATCTGTTACTGGCAAAAAGCCGCCAGAGCGGGCTGGTCGCACTGGAAAACGATATTGAAGATCCGCAAAACAGCCCGATTTTTTCCGCTTATCCGCGCTTGTTAGCCGACTCTGAGGCCATGAACTTTATCGTCGATTACCTGCGTCTGATGGTCAGCGGCAACATGAACGCGTTCGAAATGGAAGCGTTGATGGATGAAGAGATTGAGACCTGCGAGCACGAGCACGAAGTTCCGGCGCATAGCCTGAACGCCGTCGGCGATGGCCTGCCGGCGTTTGGTATCGTGGCGGCGGTAATGGGCGTGGTAAACGCGCTGGCCGCGGCGGATCGTCCTGCGGCCGAACTGGGCGCATTGATTGCCCACGCCATGGTGGGAACATTTCTCGGCATCCTGCTGGCGTACGGCATGGTTCTGCCGCTGGCAACCGTATTGCGTCAACGTAGCGCCGAACACCTGAAAATGATGGAGTGCATCAAAACCACGCTGCTTTCCAGTATCAACGGTTACGCGCCGCAAATCGCGGTGGAATTCGGGCGTAAAACGCTGTTCTCCACCGAACGCCCAAGTTTCGCGGAACTGGAAGAACATGTGCGTGAAGTGCGTACCTCATCGAACTCCCAGGCTTCGGGTGATTCAGCATGA
- the motB gene encoding flagellar motor protein MotB, with product MRKKQAETIVVRKTIKKAHGSHGGSWKIAYADFMTAMMAFFLVMWLLSSSSPEQRVQIAEYFKVPLKNALAHGEKASLSDSIVPGGGDDALKQDGEVFKKTLQKLDAKKSENNLKRAREKLENLIEIDPRLNNFTSNLRLSLTDDGLLLQITDSADRPMFKVGRPTPENYMVNILQALVPVLNDMPNRIILTGHTDSLPYANGEQGYSNWELSSDRANASRRILASAGLASKKFIRVVGTADTMMQAGSDAGDPINRRISILVLSQQKEKQIMQEDVLLRDTLVAPTANQTPSTTAATQPKSGAVVAESPVVTSAPEEVK from the coding sequence ATGAGAAAGAAGCAAGCCGAAACCATCGTCGTTCGCAAGACCATCAAAAAAGCGCATGGTTCACACGGCGGCTCCTGGAAAATCGCCTATGCGGACTTTATGACCGCAATGATGGCGTTCTTCCTGGTGATGTGGTTGCTCTCTTCCTCCAGCCCGGAGCAGCGTGTGCAGATTGCCGAGTACTTTAAAGTGCCGCTGAAAAATGCGCTGGCGCACGGCGAGAAAGCCAGCCTGAGCGACAGCATCGTTCCCGGTGGCGGAGATGATGCGCTCAAGCAAGATGGCGAAGTCTTCAAGAAAACGCTTCAGAAACTGGATGCGAAGAAGAGCGAGAACAACCTGAAACGGGCCAGAGAAAAACTGGAGAACCTGATCGAGATTGACCCGCGTCTGAACAACTTTACCTCGAACCTGCGACTTTCCCTGACCGACGATGGTTTGCTGCTGCAAATCACCGATAGCGCCGACAGGCCGATGTTTAAGGTCGGTCGCCCGACGCCTGAAAATTATATGGTCAATATTCTGCAGGCGCTGGTTCCGGTACTTAACGATATGCCCAACCGCATCATTCTGACCGGGCATACGGATTCTCTCCCTTACGCCAATGGCGAACAGGGTTACAGCAACTGGGAGCTCTCTTCCGATCGCGCCAATGCGTCACGACGCATTCTGGCCAGCGCCGGGCTTGCCAGTAAGAAATTCATTCGGGTGGTAGGAACGGCAGACACCATGATGCAGGCCGGCTCCGACGCGGGCGATCCTATCAACCGACGTATCAGTATCCTGGTGTTAAGCCAGCAGAAAGAAAAACAGATCATGCAAGAAGACGTGCTTTTACGCGACACACTGGTTGCGCCAACCGCCAATCAGACGCCTTCAACTACCGCTGCGACACAGCCCAAAAGCGGCGCGGTGGTGGCTGAATCGCCCGTCGTCACAAGCGCTCCTGAGGAGGTCAAGTAA
- the cheA gene encoding chemotaxis protein CheA, with the protein MDISDFYQAFFDEADELMADMEKYLLELDLDSPDREVLNAIFRAAHSIKGGAGTFGFSVLQQTMHILENLLDDVRSGKLQINDPIRDLFLESKDIMQDQLDAYKASAEPDQETFLYICEALRQIALDSTEQASLPAEVAAVPVMAEPVATPVAAAKQDGERLRIVLTNIKEDDQQPLVDELGNLGVVSGLQTEKERLQLTLATTATADDILAVLCFILEPDQVDISPAPAEEAPVAASEPEAPAPAPAPQASAASPAAPATRATRPETQRAKPQQAEASSIRVAVEKVDQIINQVGELIITQAMLSQLSSVLDAASHDTLLSTIGQLERNARDLQESVMSIRMMPMDYVFSRFPRLVHDLAGKLNKEVELTLVGGSAELDKRLIEQIVDPLTHLVRNSLDHGIEPVEVRRANGKADKGNLVLSAEHHGGNIIIEVTDDGAGLNREKILARAQMQGMAISENMSDEDVWMLIFAAGFSTAEKVTDVSGRGVGMDVVRRNIQEMGGHVTVHSEQGRGSKIRIILPLTLAILDGMSVRVGSEIYVLPLGSMMESLMLSENTLHRMTGGERMLQVREEYLPLVELGKLFGVHDADYDISEGIAVIVQSAGSRYALLVDQLIGQHQVVVKNLEQNYRKIPGISAATILGDGSVALILDVAMLTTLAKNAEAQ; encoded by the coding sequence ATGGATATAAGTGATTTTTACCAGGCCTTTTTCGATGAGGCGGATGAGCTGATGGCGGATATGGAAAAATATCTGCTGGAGCTGGATCTCGACTCACCGGACAGAGAAGTCCTGAACGCAATATTTCGTGCCGCGCACTCCATCAAAGGCGGGGCGGGTACGTTTGGTTTTTCTGTCTTACAACAAACTATGCATATCCTGGAAAACCTGTTGGACGATGTGCGTAGCGGTAAATTGCAGATTAACGACCCGATCCGCGATCTGTTTTTGGAGAGCAAAGATATTATGCAAGACCAGTTGGACGCGTATAAAGCCTCTGCGGAACCCGATCAAGAAACCTTCCTTTATATTTGCGAAGCATTGCGCCAGATTGCTCTCGACAGCACAGAACAAGCGAGTTTACCCGCCGAGGTTGCCGCTGTTCCGGTGATGGCGGAACCTGTCGCGACGCCGGTAGCGGCGGCGAAGCAGGACGGCGAACGCCTGCGCATCGTGCTGACCAATATTAAAGAAGACGATCAACAGCCGCTGGTTGATGAACTCGGCAATTTAGGTGTAGTGAGCGGCTTGCAGACTGAGAAAGAGCGCCTGCAATTGACGCTGGCAACGACGGCAACGGCTGACGATATCCTCGCGGTGCTTTGCTTCATTCTGGAGCCAGACCAGGTGGATATTTCTCCGGCGCCTGCTGAAGAAGCGCCGGTCGCGGCCAGTGAACCTGAAGCGCCAGCACCAGCACCCGCGCCCCAGGCGAGCGCCGCATCGCCCGCAGCGCCCGCGACCCGCGCGACGCGCCCGGAAACTCAGCGCGCGAAACCGCAGCAGGCGGAAGCCAGCAGTATTCGCGTGGCGGTGGAGAAGGTTGACCAGATAATCAACCAGGTCGGTGAGCTGATCATCACCCAGGCGATGCTCTCTCAGCTTTCCAGCGTGCTGGATGCCGCCAGCCACGACACGTTGCTGAGCACCATCGGCCAGTTGGAACGTAACGCCCGCGATTTGCAGGAATCGGTGATGTCCATTCGCATGATGCCAATGGATTACGTCTTCAGCCGCTTCCCGCGCCTGGTGCACGATCTTGCCGGTAAGCTGAATAAAGAAGTGGAATTGACCCTGGTTGGCGGTTCCGCCGAGCTGGATAAACGTCTGATTGAACAGATCGTCGACCCGCTGACCCACCTGGTGCGAAATAGCCTCGATCACGGGATTGAACCGGTTGAAGTGCGTCGCGCCAACGGTAAAGCCGACAAAGGGAACCTGGTCCTTTCCGCTGAACATCATGGCGGCAATATCATCATTGAAGTGACGGATGATGGCGCAGGCCTTAATCGCGAGAAGATCCTCGCCCGTGCGCAAATGCAGGGCATGGCGATCAGCGAAAACATGAGTGATGAAGATGTCTGGATGCTGATTTTCGCGGCAGGCTTCTCCACCGCAGAAAAAGTGACCGATGTCTCCGGTCGCGGCGTGGGTATGGACGTTGTGCGCCGCAACATTCAGGAGATGGGCGGCCATGTCACGGTGCATTCCGAGCAAGGGCGCGGTTCGAAGATCCGCATTATTCTGCCGCTGACGCTGGCGATCCTCGACGGGATGTCGGTGCGTGTGGGCTCAGAAATCTATGTTCTGCCGCTGGGCAGCATGATGGAATCTCTGATGCTCTCTGAAAATACGCTGCACCGTATGACCGGCGGCGAGCGCATGTTGCAGGTGCGTGAAGAGTATCTGCCGCTGGTTGAGCTTGGCAAACTGTTTGGTGTTCACGATGCGGATTACGACATCAGCGAAGGGATCGCCGTGATCGTACAGAGCGCCGGTAGCCGCTATGCCTTGCTGGTTGATCAACTGATTGGTCAACACCAGGTGGTGGTGAAAAACCTCGAACAGAATTACCGCAAAATCCCCGGTATTTCGGCGGCGACAATCCTTGGCGACGGCAGTGTGGCGCTGATTCTGGATGTAGCTATGTTAACGACATTGGCTAAAAACGCGGAAGCCCAGTGA
- the cheW gene encoding chemotaxis protein CheW, translated as MNLSDTNKQLSGDNTGNEFLVFTLGKEEYGIEILKVQEIRGYDRVTRIANTPDFIAGVTNLRGVIVPIVDLRVKFILGSAEFDHNTVVIVLSLDSGRVVGIVVDGVSDVLALNAAQIKPAPEYTVTLSTQYLLGLGSLDERMLILVDIEKLLNSEEMELIERVTEASF; from the coding sequence ATGAACTTATCTGACACAAACAAACAGTTATCCGGTGACAATACCGGGAATGAATTCTTGGTTTTCACGCTGGGCAAAGAAGAGTACGGGATTGAGATCCTGAAAGTACAAGAGATCCGTGGCTACGATCGCGTGACGCGCATTGCGAATACGCCCGATTTTATCGCCGGGGTGACCAACCTGCGCGGCGTGATTGTGCCGATCGTCGACCTGCGCGTGAAGTTCATACTGGGCTCTGCCGAGTTTGATCACAACACCGTGGTGATTGTGCTGAGCCTCGACAGCGGCCGCGTGGTTGGTATCGTGGTTGACGGCGTTTCCGATGTGCTGGCGCTTAATGCCGCGCAGATCAAACCCGCACCGGAATATACCGTTACCCTCTCGACGCAGTATCTGCTCGGCCTCGGTTCGCTGGATGAGCGTATGCTGATTCTGGTTGATATCGAGAAACTGCTGAACAGCGAAGAGATGGAATTGATCGAGCGCGTGACTGAAGCCTCTTTCTAA
- a CDS encoding FliC/FljB family flagellin: protein MSQVINTNALSLVAQNNLNKSQDSLGTAIERLSSGLRINSAKDDAAGQAISNRFTANINGLSQASRNANDGISIAQTTEGALNEINDNLQNIRRLSVQAQNGTNSDSDRQSIQDEIDARLSEINRISEQTEFNGVKVLSKDQSLSIQVGSNDGQTIDIELNKMDSSTLGMDGFSVANGVDPSTLTASTGTVSVDSGFDYDAANFTDGGTTPVTSIDDIVKDDNGDVYAKVGAEMYAVTEDPTTGKISFDSGTDVASSVVGTPTSVVGENMMEDQAIDTSAITGAGGSLMEDGEGNYYVDDGAGNLTKATIDESNWTATDSGKAVSTDPATSDPLTKIDEALSQVDEMRSGLGAVQNRFASVISNLNNTVNNLSESRSRILDADFASEVSEMSRANILQSAGTSVLAQANQVPQNVLSLLR from the coding sequence ATGTCCCAGGTTATTAATACTAACGCCCTTAGCCTTGTAGCTCAGAACAACCTGAATAAATCTCAGGATTCTCTGGGTACCGCAATCGAACGTCTGTCTTCTGGTCTGCGTATTAATAGCGCAAAAGACGATGCTGCTGGTCAGGCGATCTCTAACCGTTTCACCGCAAACATCAACGGCCTGAGCCAGGCTTCCCGTAACGCCAACGACGGTATCTCCATTGCGCAGACCACTGAAGGCGCGTTGAACGAAATCAACGACAACCTGCAGAACATCCGTCGTCTGTCTGTACAGGCGCAGAACGGTACTAACTCTGATTCTGACCGTCAGTCCATCCAGGACGAAATCGACGCACGTCTGTCTGAAATCAACCGTATCTCTGAACAGACTGAGTTCAACGGCGTGAAAGTACTGAGCAAAGACCAGAGCCTGTCCATCCAGGTTGGTTCTAACGATGGCCAGACCATCGATATCGAACTCAACAAAATGGATTCTTCTACTCTGGGTATGGACGGCTTCTCCGTTGCTAACGGTGTTGATCCTTCAACCCTGACTGCAAGCACCGGTACAGTTAGCGTTGACAGTGGTTTCGATTACGATGCCGCTAACTTTACGGATGGTGGCACTACCCCAGTTACTAGCATTGACGACATCGTGAAAGACGATAATGGTGATGTCTATGCCAAAGTCGGTGCTGAAATGTATGCAGTAACGGAAGATCCGACTACCGGTAAGATCTCCTTTGACTCCGGTACCGATGTGGCTAGCTCTGTTGTGGGCACCCCGACCAGCGTTGTTGGTGAGAATATGATGGAAGACCAGGCTATTGACACGTCCGCCATCACCGGTGCGGGTGGTTCCTTAATGGAAGATGGCGAAGGCAACTACTATGTTGATGACGGTGCCGGTAACCTGACCAAAGCAACTATCGACGAGTCTAACTGGACTGCAACGGATTCTGGTAAAGCTGTATCTACTGATCCGGCAACCAGCGATCCGCTGACCAAAATCGACGAAGCACTGTCTCAGGTTGACGAAATGCGTTCCGGTCTGGGTGCGGTACAGAACCGTTTCGCTTCTGTCATCAGCAACCTGAACAACACAGTAAACAACCTGTCTGAATCTCGCTCTCGTATCCTGGATGCTGACTTCGCGTCTGAAGTTTCTGAAATGAGCCGCGCGAACATTCTGCAGTCTGCAGGTACTTCTGTACTGGCACAGGCTAACCAGGTTCCGCAGAACGTACTGTCTCTGCTGCGTTAA
- the fliD gene encoding flagellar filament capping protein FliD — MGISSLGVGTGGIDTASMLDQIQSAEQTRLTPYTNLKSKYQSQISDWGKISSLMSTLQKSITTMGGDAFSKMNVSSNDAFTAVATSGAQADSHSVTISQLAAAHKLKTQAQASADTALGTDTSGKTRTITITQNDGKTMEVELEDDETSLNQIAKAINKEKGSVTASVQRTDDGYQLVLSSKTTGSDGEMSVKVDGDASLAGVLDTSNGGQHIDDQGQVVNDPGQTDNMISVSDAQDAKLRVDGSDYTRSSNNITDIIDGVTLNLKTVSENGESEQLTLTNDTSAIKTSLQDFVKQYNALLKQTTSSSKYVAADTSGLGDEEVATENSGSGSLMGDSTLRGLVSEVRSAVNGVYGDADATYGSLADLGITVDAATGQMTLDEDTLDEAIADNPEQIATMFSGRGDNEGLATTLGTIMTNYLGDSKTKTDGIIDTATESLETQSEIAQTQIDKTQKLIDAQVEIYRVQFQNLDSMMSNMNSMSSQLTSLLSTL; from the coding sequence ATGGGTATATCATCATTAGGCGTCGGTACCGGCGGGATTGATACAGCATCCATGCTGGACCAAATTCAGTCAGCCGAGCAAACTCGACTGACGCCTTACACCAACCTCAAAAGCAAATATCAGTCGCAAATTTCAGACTGGGGCAAAATCTCCAGCCTGATGTCGACGTTGCAAAAAAGCATCACCACCATGGGCGGCGATGCATTTAGCAAAATGAACGTCAGCTCCAACGACGCGTTTACCGCGGTCGCCACCAGCGGCGCGCAGGCAGACAGCCACTCGGTAACCATTTCGCAGTTGGCGGCGGCGCATAAGTTGAAAACGCAGGCGCAAGCCAGCGCCGATACCGCGCTCGGGACTGATACGTCTGGCAAAACGCGTACCATCACCATCACGCAGAACGACGGCAAAACGATGGAAGTTGAGCTGGAAGATGATGAAACGTCGCTGAACCAGATTGCGAAAGCGATCAATAAAGAGAAAGGCAGCGTAACCGCCTCGGTACAGCGTACCGATGATGGCTACCAGTTAGTGCTGAGCTCGAAAACCACCGGTTCGGATGGCGAAATGAGCGTCAAGGTAGACGGCGATGCATCGCTGGCCGGTGTGCTGGATACGTCCAATGGCGGCCAGCATATTGACGATCAGGGCCAGGTGGTTAACGACCCCGGCCAGACCGACAACATGATCTCGGTGTCCGATGCTCAGGATGCCAAGCTGCGCGTCGACGGTTCCGATTACACCCGTTCATCCAACAACATCACCGACATCATTGATGGCGTGACGCTGAACCTGAAAACCGTGTCTGAAAACGGCGAATCAGAGCAGTTAACGCTCACTAACGATACCTCGGCGATCAAAACCAGCCTGCAAGATTTTGTTAAGCAATACAACGCATTGCTGAAGCAAACCACCTCTTCCAGTAAGTATGTCGCGGCCGATACGTCAGGCCTTGGCGATGAAGAAGTGGCGACAGAAAACTCCGGCAGCGGCTCGCTGATGGGCGATTCCACCCTGCGTGGGCTGGTCAGTGAAGTTCGCTCTGCGGTGAACGGTGTTTATGGCGATGCGGATGCGACTTACGGTTCACTGGCAGATTTGGGGATCACCGTTGATGCCGCAACCGGCCAGATGACGCTGGATGAAGACACGCTGGATGAAGCAATTGCCGATAACCCGGAGCAAATCGCCACCATGTTTAGCGGACGTGGCGATAACGAAGGGCTGGCGACGACGCTCGGCACGATCATGACGAATTACCTCGGTGACTCGAAAACGAAGACCGACGGCATAATCGACACGGCGACAGAAAGCCTTGAAACGCAGAGCGAAATCGCGCAAACGCAGATCGACAAAACCCAGAAATTGATTGATGCGCAGGTTGAAATTTACCGCGTTCAGTTCCAGAACCTGGACTCCATGATGTCGAACATGAACAGCATGAGCTCGCAGCTGACGTCGTTACTGTCCACACTCTAA